From Juglans regia cultivar Chandler chromosome 6, Walnut 2.0, whole genome shotgun sequence, the proteins below share one genomic window:
- the LOC108994551 gene encoding uncharacterized protein LOC108994551 — MKRQRNVVEGSNRKGATTRLMGAKPTTMSMSKKKAKREVEIKEEDVGEQRRKGSDDSASRFVAAAPENVMGWEEYCPWLGGAVDEQMSWGSFWLPFWDVEFICEAYTTFFGDVVWDDDIWNVMGIKEVPKP, encoded by the coding sequence ATGAAGAGGCAAAGAAACGTAGTAGAGGGTAGCAACAGGAAAGGCGCCACTACAAGATTAATGGGCGCGAAGCCGACAACAATGTCAATGTCGAAGAAGAAGGCCAAGAGGGAGGTTGAGATCAAGGAGGAAGATGTGGGGGAGCAGAGGAGGAAAGGGAGCGATGACTCGGCATCACGGTTCGTGGCGGCGGCGCCGGAGAATGTGATGGGTTGGGAGGAGTACTGTCCGTGGTTGGGTGGTGCTGTGGATGAGCAAATGTCGTGGGGTTCCTTTTGGCTACCGTTTTGGGATGTTGAGTTTATATGCGAAGCTTATACTACATTCTTCGGTGATGTAGTTTGGGATGATGATATTTGGAATGTGATGGGTATCAAGGAGGTGCCAAAACCATGA
- the LOC108994526 gene encoding uncharacterized protein LOC108994526, producing MSDKEIAFYAKKFKKMFVTRNKKNQRQEKKKFERYNRDSSSRNKEISSKKYTSANKNKMQSKKMAKERAKIASLSESESESSDSSKNSSPKRNINYMTFTSTIGDKIQCSEQMSNDGSISRNESGYED from the exons ATGAGTGACAAAGAAATAGCATTCTATGctaagaaattcaagaaaatgttTGTTACTAGAAATAAGAAGAATCAGAGacaagagaagaaaaagtttgaaagaTACAATAGAGACTCGAGTTCAAGGAACAAGGAGATAAGCTCTAAGAAATACACTAGTGCTAACAAAAACAAGATGCAATCAAAG AAAATGGCCAAAGAAAGAGCTAAGATTGCGTCCCTGAGTGAGAGTGAGTCAGAGTCAAGTGACTCATCAAAGAACTCTTCTCCGAAAAGAAACATCAACTACATGACATTCACTTCTACTATTGGTGACAAAATTCAATGCAGTGAACAAATGTCTAATGATGGGAGTATATCTAGAAATGAATCCGGGTATGAAGATTAG
- the LOC108981411 gene encoding ribulose bisphosphate carboxylase small chain, chloroplastic-like, translated as MASSIVSSAAVTSVSRASPAKAAMVAPFTGLKSASAFPVTRKLNTDITSIASNGGRVQCMQVWPPHGKKKFETLSYLPPLSAESLAKEVDYLIRKGWIPCLEFELEHGFVYRENNRSPGYYDGRYWVMWKLPMFGCTDSSQVLKELEECKKEYPNAFVRIIGFDNKRQVQCISFIAYKPPSHV; from the exons ATGGCTTCCTCCATCGTCTCCTCCGCGGCTGTTACCTCCGTTAGCAGAGCCTCTCCGGCTAAAGCTGCCATGGTCGCACCTTTCACCGGTCTCAAGTCAGCCTCGGCCTTCCCTGTTACCCGCAAACTCAACACTGATATTACCTCCATAGCCAGCAATGGTGGAAGAGTCCAGTGCATGCAG GTATGGCCTCCACATGGAAAGAAGAAGTTTGAGACTCTCTCTTACCTACCTCCTCTCTCCGCTGAATCATTGGCCAAGGAAGTGGATTATCTGATTCGCAAAGGATGGATTCCTTGTTTGGAGTTCGAGTTGGAG CACGGCTTCGTTTACCGTGAGAACAACAGATCTCCAGGGTACTACGATGGTCGCTACTGGGTAATGTGGAAGCTCCCCATGTTTGGCTGCACCGACTCTTCTCAGGTCCTGAAAGAGCTTGAGGAGTGCAAGAAGGAATACCCCAATGCATTCGTTCGTATCATTGGATTTGACAACAAGCGCCAAGTGCAGTGCATCAGTTTCATTGCCTACAAGCCTCCAAGCCACGTCTAA